The Roseimicrobium gellanilyticum genome contains a region encoding:
- a CDS encoding DUF1549 domain-containing protein gives MNTKPLLLGLGIVTLAVMPASAATTRTWTDSQGRKLEATFIKLEGETIHIQAANGVVYALPLSKFSAEDQAAAKSLQPHENANALTSVATNATAAAAAAKIDALVAQGIAAGNVKLAEAAKKQAIEDQKAGKQPKPFVPVKENPLMNDEQFVRRVYLDIAGRIPSYTETTDFLKDGAADKRAKLIDTLLASDGYSSHMYNYMAEMLRVVDRFEGANVRGLPYIQWVKDEIKKNTPWNEMAAAMVTADGKVWENGAAGYLLRDSGMPLDNLANTLTIFLGTDVACAQCHDHPFSDWTQRQFYEMAAFFGATSTRYNGRGNGMMMESGSRNLLEEAVQMAESGGADPRRIRNTISNVIGANRYVVSDIDVNKTKLPHDYKYKDGNPGDAVAPKLIMWSEEDKRNPAYAELNKTVKKSRKTVEGGVKDAEDLRQKFSNWMTHPSNPRFAMTIANRMWERAFGLALTPTVKNIDNVDESYNPALLRHLASEMVRVKFNLKEFMRIVYNTKAYQREATTEELAMGMPYYFQGPVLRRMSAEQAWDSFMTLVLGGSGVDGPKNTESDLYGRAVNMDLSNPKLDAKTVLLKVSAVQNMGNVQRGKVKGSLADAGSEMMSDGEGMMAGGAILQYGGMNLMRAAELPQPAPGGHFLRDFGQSERLLIDGGSKEGSVPQVLMMMNGKAQEMLTNPQSLIFRDMEKVKSPADKAETIFLSILNRKPTLREKDIAKRVTAEGENGYADMIWALINSREFCFIQ, from the coding sequence ATGAATACAAAACCGCTGCTTCTTGGCTTGGGTATCGTCACCCTCGCAGTGATGCCGGCTTCTGCCGCCACCACGCGCACCTGGACAGACTCCCAAGGCCGCAAACTAGAGGCCACCTTCATCAAGCTTGAAGGTGAGACCATCCACATCCAGGCCGCCAATGGCGTCGTCTATGCTCTTCCCCTCAGCAAGTTCTCCGCGGAGGACCAGGCTGCGGCCAAGTCCCTCCAGCCGCATGAGAACGCCAATGCGCTGACCTCCGTGGCGACCAATGCCACCGCCGCTGCCGCTGCCGCCAAGATTGACGCGCTGGTCGCTCAGGGCATTGCTGCCGGAAATGTGAAGCTCGCCGAGGCCGCCAAGAAGCAGGCCATCGAAGACCAGAAGGCTGGCAAGCAGCCCAAGCCGTTTGTGCCCGTCAAGGAGAACCCCTTGATGAACGACGAGCAGTTTGTGCGCCGTGTGTATCTCGACATCGCTGGCCGCATCCCGAGCTATACCGAGACCACGGACTTCCTGAAGGACGGTGCCGCGGACAAGCGCGCCAAGCTCATCGATACCCTCCTAGCCTCCGATGGCTACTCCAGCCACATGTACAACTACATGGCGGAAATGCTGCGTGTCGTGGATCGCTTTGAAGGCGCCAACGTTCGTGGTCTTCCCTACATCCAGTGGGTGAAGGATGAGATCAAAAAGAACACCCCGTGGAACGAAATGGCTGCCGCCATGGTCACAGCGGACGGCAAGGTGTGGGAAAACGGTGCTGCCGGCTACCTGCTCCGTGACTCCGGCATGCCCCTGGACAACCTGGCCAACACGCTGACCATCTTCCTCGGTACGGATGTCGCGTGCGCCCAGTGCCACGACCACCCCTTCTCCGACTGGACGCAGCGCCAGTTCTACGAAATGGCCGCCTTCTTCGGCGCCACCTCGACCCGCTACAACGGTCGCGGCAATGGAATGATGATGGAGAGCGGTTCCCGCAACCTCCTGGAAGAAGCAGTGCAGATGGCTGAGAGCGGTGGTGCGGATCCCCGCCGTATCCGCAACACCATCAGCAACGTGATTGGCGCCAACCGCTATGTGGTGAGCGACATCGACGTCAACAAGACCAAGCTGCCCCACGACTACAAGTACAAGGATGGCAACCCTGGTGACGCCGTCGCGCCCAAGCTGATCATGTGGTCCGAAGAGGACAAGCGCAACCCCGCCTATGCCGAGCTGAACAAGACGGTGAAGAAGAGCCGCAAGACGGTGGAAGGTGGCGTGAAGGACGCGGAAGACCTTCGCCAGAAGTTCTCCAACTGGATGACGCACCCCAGCAACCCGCGTTTCGCGATGACCATCGCCAACCGCATGTGGGAGCGCGCCTTCGGCCTGGCCCTCACCCCCACGGTGAAGAACATCGACAATGTGGATGAATCCTACAATCCGGCTCTCCTGCGCCACCTGGCCAGCGAAATGGTTCGTGTGAAGTTCAACCTCAAGGAATTCATGCGCATCGTGTACAACACGAAGGCCTATCAGCGCGAAGCCACCACCGAGGAATTGGCCATGGGCATGCCCTACTACTTCCAAGGCCCGGTGCTGCGCCGCATGTCGGCTGAGCAGGCTTGGGATTCCTTCATGACCCTGGTGCTCGGCGGCAGCGGTGTGGATGGCCCCAAGAACACGGAATCCGACCTGTATGGCCGTGCCGTGAACATGGACCTCAGCAACCCGAAGCTCGACGCCAAGACCGTGCTTCTGAAGGTGAGCGCCGTCCAGAACATGGGCAATGTGCAGCGCGGCAAGGTGAAAGGCAGCCTCGCGGATGCCGGTTCCGAAATGATGTCCGACGGAGAGGGGATGATGGCTGGTGGTGCCATCCTCCAGTATGGTGGCATGAACCTCATGCGCGCTGCGGAGCTGCCCCAGCCCGCTCCTGGCGGCCACTTCCTGCGTGACTTCGGCCAGTCCGAGCGTCTGCTCATCGATGGCGGCTCCAAGGAAGGCTCCGTGCCCCAGGTGCTGATGATGATGAACGGCAAGGCGCAGGAGATGCTCACCAACCCGCAGTCCCTCATCTTCCGCGACATGGAGAAGGTGAAGAGCCCGGCGGACAAGGCTGAGACCATCTTCCTGAGCATCCTGAACCGCAAGCCCACGCTGCGTGAGAAGGACATTGCCAAGCGCGTCACCGCGGAAGGTGAAAATGGGTACGCCGATATGATCTGGGCGCTCATCAACTCCCGCGAATTCTGCTTCATCCAATAA
- a CDS encoding 3-keto-disaccharide hydrolase: MKSKLLSLFTVLALSGFASAEDGWISMFNGKDLSGWKSNVSTEEKPEEKAQSFVVENGEIKVQGGRAHMFYVGPDGNAKFKNFEFKAKVKTTAGSNSGIYIHTGFEEKGWPSKGYECQVNATHKDVKKTGGLYAVKDVLNNAPNKDDEWFDYGIKVEGKKITITINGKVTTEWTEPEDWDPSKTLKNMDGRKLSEGTIAIQGHDPISRVFYKDLFIKALP, translated from the coding sequence ATGAAATCCAAGCTCCTCTCACTATTCACCGTTCTGGCCCTCAGCGGCTTTGCCTCCGCTGAAGATGGCTGGATCTCCATGTTCAACGGCAAGGACCTCTCCGGTTGGAAGTCGAATGTCTCCACCGAAGAAAAGCCTGAGGAAAAGGCCCAGTCCTTCGTCGTCGAGAATGGCGAAATCAAAGTCCAGGGCGGTCGCGCCCACATGTTCTACGTCGGACCGGACGGCAACGCCAAGTTCAAGAACTTCGAGTTCAAGGCCAAGGTGAAGACCACTGCCGGCTCCAACAGCGGCATCTACATCCATACCGGCTTCGAAGAAAAGGGCTGGCCCAGCAAGGGCTATGAGTGCCAGGTGAACGCGACCCACAAGGACGTGAAGAAAACCGGCGGCCTCTACGCCGTGAAGGACGTGCTTAACAACGCGCCCAACAAGGACGACGAATGGTTCGACTACGGTATCAAGGTGGAAGGCAAGAAGATCACCATCACCATCAATGGCAAGGTGACCACCGAGTGGACCGAGCCTGAAGACTGGGATCCAAGCAAGACCCTCAAGAACATGGACGGCCGCAAGCTCAGCGAAGGCACCATCGCCATCCAGGGCCACGACCCCATCAGCCGAGTCTTCTACAAGGACCTCTTCATCAAGGCGCTTCCCTAA
- a CDS encoding aminotransferase class IV: MASHESCVWLNGRLEPSAQTRISPWDAAFLVGCGAFETLRAYGGKPFAITRHWHRLERSCGILGLRPPTLEQFASAMSDTLNANKLQEARVRFTVSGGEMLGGPASSPGDEIFVCTAIPAAPTREADAVVMAPWPRNERGALTGAKTVSYAENMVALHHARCNGAGEAIFANTRNELCEGAASNVFLVRGGQLHTPPLSSGCLAGVTRELTLEVCRTHGISVSDEPLPASALVGADEAFLTSSMREVQAIASVDGKPLSQSVGPLTRRVAGLFRDFVASHADP, from the coding sequence ATGGCATCGCACGAATCTTGTGTCTGGCTTAATGGCCGTCTGGAGCCATCTGCCCAAACGCGGATTTCGCCATGGGATGCTGCATTCCTGGTCGGCTGTGGAGCGTTTGAAACGCTGCGAGCCTATGGAGGAAAACCTTTCGCCATTACCCGTCACTGGCACCGCTTGGAACGCTCTTGCGGCATCCTCGGTCTCCGCCCCCCAACCTTGGAACAGTTTGCGAGCGCGATGAGTGACACCTTGAACGCCAACAAGTTGCAGGAAGCGCGCGTGCGCTTCACGGTGAGTGGTGGCGAGATGCTGGGCGGCCCTGCGTCGAGTCCCGGTGACGAAATTTTTGTTTGCACCGCCATCCCCGCAGCACCCACCAGGGAAGCTGACGCCGTGGTGATGGCACCTTGGCCTCGCAACGAACGCGGCGCCCTGACTGGAGCCAAGACAGTATCCTATGCGGAAAACATGGTGGCTCTCCATCATGCACGTTGCAATGGCGCTGGGGAGGCCATCTTCGCCAATACCCGGAACGAACTTTGCGAAGGCGCGGCCAGCAATGTCTTCCTCGTGCGTGGCGGCCAGCTCCACACTCCCCCACTTTCCTCCGGTTGCCTGGCCGGAGTAACCCGCGAGCTCACCCTCGAGGTCTGCCGTACCCACGGCATTTCAGTTTCAGATGAGCCTCTGCCCGCCTCGGCGCTCGTCGGCGCGGACGAAGCTTTTCTCACCTCTTCCATGCGCGAAGTGCAGGCCATCGCCTCCGTGGATGGAAAACCCCTTTCGCAGTCTGTCGGCCCGCTCACCAGGCGGGTGGCCGGACTGTTCCGCGACTTCGTCGCCAGTCATGCGGACCCCTGA
- a CDS encoding AP2 domain-containing protein → MARKDPNNRNITRIDNSGGEGKRPVKGWEVRIYRRGERFNQFFSDSAHGGKKAALEEARTVRDKMEKKLKPYTRRELAEKLTARNTSGYRGVRLRKTIVTKDDKKYVYEHVEASWSPEPGKVVKKSFSVAKLGLDQAWKLAIEARDKAVSKIRG, encoded by the coding sequence ATGGCCAGAAAAGATCCAAACAACAGGAACATCACCCGCATCGATAACAGCGGCGGCGAGGGCAAGCGCCCCGTCAAAGGCTGGGAAGTGCGGATCTATCGCCGTGGCGAGCGTTTCAACCAGTTCTTCTCCGATTCCGCTCATGGCGGCAAGAAGGCTGCTCTGGAAGAAGCCCGCACCGTGCGTGACAAGATGGAGAAGAAGCTCAAGCCCTATACCCGCCGTGAGCTCGCTGAGAAGCTGACCGCTCGCAACACCTCCGGATACCGCGGAGTGCGCCTGCGCAAGACCATCGTGACCAAGGACGACAAGAAGTACGTCTACGAGCACGTGGAAGCTTCCTGGAGCCCCGAGCCCGGCAAAGTGGTGAAGAAGTCCTTCTCCGTCGCCAAGCTTGGCCTCGACCAGGCCTGGAAGCTGGCAATCGAGGCGCGCGATAAGGCGGTCTCCAAGATCCGCGGCTAA
- a CDS encoding DUF167 domain-containing protein, with translation MAQETTTLVCKVTPNARKSECMGWGADERGRKLLLVKLAAPAQEGKANKELVRFLAELLGCAKSDVILLRGDTSRTKSLQVPAKALDRLP, from the coding sequence ATGGCACAGGAAACCACCACGCTTGTCTGCAAGGTCACCCCCAACGCCCGGAAGTCCGAGTGCATGGGCTGGGGTGCCGATGAGCGTGGGCGGAAGCTGCTACTGGTAAAGCTGGCCGCGCCAGCCCAAGAGGGAAAGGCGAACAAGGAACTGGTGCGATTCCTCGCGGAGCTGTTGGGGTGTGCGAAAAGTGATGTGATCCTTTTGCGTGGTGACACCAGTCGGACGAAATCGCTGCAGGTGCCGGCGAAAGCGCTCGACCGCCTGCCGTGA
- a CDS encoding TerC/Alx family metal homeostasis membrane protein — protein sequence MPAESLALWVGFTLFVFAMLALDLGVFQRKAHVISMREALGWFGVWTGLALIFNIGVILFHDRGSEAGLEFFTGFIVEKALSVDNIFVFILIFGYFKVPQVFQHKVLFWGIVGAIALRICFILGGLALLERFHWMVYVFGSFLLITGISMMRRKESHTDPGKSWGVRLFRKFLPVSDQYDGNRFFTRVNGKLMATPLFLVLIAVESSDIIFAVDSIPAIFAITEDPFIVYTSNIFAMLGLRALYFAVAGFMKMFHFLHYGFASIILILGTKMLLSDVYKVPVALSLVLIMVILLVCVIVSLMRPRQGDLKMMFERPERLGLLPFRRLLLIENIVDMGEVTVRDAMRFRSSVRSLCLEHTWEENLKLIRESRYSRYPVAQAVGDRPFGVLHVKDFIMVAPGESMGPEVMKERARPYVELKESMPLEDALARFQRGNAHLGVVMDDKNSWTGIITLEDVLEELVGKIGDEFDSERTGRSVSLAEGFVPERVVLGVEGLNLTDAIQHIMHHLPAEALPADRDAILEALMKREEVMSTYLGRGLAIPHARMKGLEAPVLFFGRSSEGVPVEGSMERVEILFILLTPDNLARHQPRLLADIVGVIDSDYVVERFKTAEKPEEIVEAFLAGQQVVLD from the coding sequence ATGCCTGCTGAATCTCTCGCCCTTTGGGTTGGTTTCACCTTGTTTGTGTTCGCCATGCTGGCGCTCGATCTGGGCGTCTTTCAGCGCAAGGCCCATGTCATCTCCATGCGCGAAGCCCTGGGCTGGTTTGGGGTGTGGACCGGGTTGGCTTTGATATTCAACATCGGTGTCATCCTGTTCCACGACCGCGGCAGTGAGGCGGGCCTGGAGTTCTTCACGGGCTTCATCGTGGAGAAAGCGTTGAGCGTGGATAACATCTTCGTGTTCATCCTCATCTTCGGCTACTTCAAGGTGCCGCAGGTGTTCCAGCACAAGGTGCTGTTCTGGGGCATTGTGGGCGCCATTGCATTGCGAATCTGCTTCATCCTGGGTGGGCTGGCCCTTCTGGAGCGCTTCCACTGGATGGTCTATGTCTTTGGTAGCTTCCTGTTAATCACGGGCATCAGCATGATGCGGAGAAAGGAATCTCACACCGACCCGGGGAAGAGCTGGGGGGTGCGGCTCTTCCGGAAATTCCTTCCCGTGTCCGATCAGTACGATGGCAACCGCTTCTTCACCCGGGTGAATGGCAAGCTCATGGCAACGCCGCTTTTCCTGGTGCTCATCGCGGTGGAGTCCTCGGACATCATCTTCGCGGTGGACTCCATCCCGGCGATCTTCGCGATCACGGAAGATCCCTTCATCGTCTATACCTCGAACATCTTCGCCATGCTGGGGTTGCGTGCCCTGTACTTTGCGGTGGCGGGGTTTATGAAGATGTTCCACTTCCTGCACTACGGGTTTGCCAGCATCATCCTGATCCTCGGCACGAAGATGCTGCTCAGCGATGTGTACAAGGTGCCGGTGGCGCTCTCCCTGGTGCTCATCATGGTGATCCTGCTCGTCTGCGTCATCGTCTCGCTGATGCGGCCGAGGCAGGGGGACCTGAAGATGATGTTCGAAAGGCCGGAACGGTTGGGCCTGCTGCCCTTCCGCAGGCTCCTGCTGATCGAGAACATCGTCGACATGGGTGAGGTGACGGTGCGGGATGCCATGCGCTTCCGCAGCAGTGTGCGCAGCCTGTGCCTGGAGCACACGTGGGAGGAGAACCTGAAACTCATCCGCGAGTCCAGATACTCCCGCTATCCCGTGGCTCAGGCTGTGGGAGACAGGCCCTTTGGTGTGCTTCATGTGAAGGACTTCATCATGGTCGCGCCCGGTGAGTCCATGGGGCCAGAGGTGATGAAGGAGCGCGCGAGGCCCTATGTGGAGCTGAAGGAGTCGATGCCTTTGGAGGATGCTCTGGCGAGGTTCCAGCGGGGAAACGCGCATCTGGGGGTGGTGATGGATGACAAGAACTCGTGGACGGGCATCATCACCCTGGAGGACGTGCTGGAGGAACTGGTGGGCAAAATTGGCGACGAGTTCGACTCGGAGCGCACCGGCAGGAGTGTCTCCCTGGCGGAAGGCTTCGTGCCGGAGCGAGTCGTGCTGGGAGTGGAAGGTCTGAACCTCACGGATGCCATCCAACACATCATGCACCATCTCCCTGCGGAGGCTCTGCCGGCGGATCGGGATGCCATCCTGGAGGCGCTGATGAAGCGTGAGGAGGTGATGTCCACCTATCTGGGCAGGGGACTGGCCATCCCGCACGCTCGCATGAAGGGGCTGGAGGCTCCGGTCCTGTTCTTCGGCAGATCGAGTGAGGGGGTGCCCGTGGAGGGCTCGATGGAGCGTGTGGAGATCCTCTTCATCCTTCTCACACCCGATAACCTGGCGCGTCATCAACCCAGATTACTCGCGGATATCGTCGGTGTGATTGATAGCGACTATGTGGTGGAGCGTTTCAAAACGGCCGAGAAGCCAGAGGAAATCGTAGAGGCCTTCCTTGCGGGGCAGCAGGTGGTGCTGGATTAA
- a CDS encoding enolase C-terminal domain-like protein, whose translation MRLPTDIRVQSATVYFLPIDFRVPLKFGPEITTHVQCLRTCVTVVDREGRTAQGWGETPVAVSWTWPTPHVTVADRTKRMQDFCLRLAQRLVTFDSWGHPMEFGYDFQKQALMSEVAAANQGAGGHDMPYLAALVCLSAFDIAIHDAYGNLLGKDIYDCYGSQYMSRDLSGFIEPVEGSEVNFRGKFVEDFLVRPAPSRLPVWHLVGGVDPLEEADLTGSEPKDGHPVLLADWIKQDGLTCLKVKLRGTDEQWDYERMVRIARLAFPLGVKWLSADFNCTVRDPIYVNDILDRLLREEPEIYARTLYVEQPFAYELEHDMLDVRSVSARKPLFLDESAHDWEFVKLGRSLGWSGVALKTCKTQTGALLSLCWAKAHGMPLMVQDLTNPMLAMIPHVRLAAHAGTIQGVECNGMQFYPDASLPEMAVHPGLYQRRQGQLVLDTLKGTGFGYRLEEMHRELPAPAGVYGEA comes from the coding sequence ATGCGCCTTCCCACTGATATCCGGGTCCAGTCCGCCACTGTGTATTTCCTTCCCATCGATTTTCGGGTGCCGCTCAAGTTCGGGCCGGAGATTACCACGCATGTGCAGTGCCTGCGCACGTGCGTGACGGTGGTGGATCGTGAGGGCCGTACTGCCCAAGGTTGGGGGGAGACGCCTGTCGCTGTCTCCTGGACATGGCCTACGCCGCACGTCACCGTGGCAGATCGCACGAAGCGGATGCAGGACTTCTGCCTGCGCCTCGCCCAGCGGCTGGTAACTTTTGACTCGTGGGGGCATCCCATGGAGTTCGGATATGATTTCCAAAAGCAGGCCTTGATGTCGGAAGTTGCCGCAGCCAATCAGGGCGCGGGTGGCCATGACATGCCCTATCTGGCGGCGCTGGTGTGCTTGAGTGCGTTCGATATCGCCATCCACGATGCCTATGGCAATCTACTGGGTAAGGATATCTATGATTGTTATGGTTCGCAGTATATGAGCCGTGATCTGTCGGGCTTTATTGAGCCAGTAGAAGGCAGTGAGGTGAATTTCCGCGGGAAGTTTGTAGAGGACTTCCTCGTGCGTCCTGCCCCATCGCGACTGCCCGTATGGCATCTCGTTGGAGGGGTGGATCCGCTGGAGGAAGCAGACCTGACTGGAAGCGAGCCCAAGGACGGGCACCCCGTGCTGTTGGCGGACTGGATCAAGCAGGATGGACTCACCTGCCTGAAGGTGAAGCTGCGCGGCACGGATGAGCAATGGGACTATGAACGCATGGTGCGAATTGCACGATTGGCATTCCCGCTCGGGGTGAAGTGGCTGAGTGCGGACTTCAACTGCACGGTGCGAGACCCCATTTATGTGAACGACATTCTGGACCGTCTCCTGCGTGAAGAGCCGGAGATCTACGCCCGCACGCTCTACGTTGAGCAGCCCTTCGCCTACGAGCTGGAGCATGACATGCTGGATGTGCGCAGTGTTTCCGCCCGCAAGCCGCTCTTCCTCGATGAGAGCGCGCATGATTGGGAATTTGTGAAACTGGGCCGCAGCCTGGGCTGGAGCGGTGTGGCACTGAAGACCTGCAAAACCCAGACCGGAGCGCTGCTGAGCCTGTGCTGGGCCAAGGCCCATGGCATGCCCCTCATGGTGCAGGACCTGACCAACCCCATGCTGGCGATGATTCCCCACGTACGGCTGGCCGCTCATGCAGGCACCATCCAGGGGGTGGAGTGCAATGGCATGCAGTTCTATCCGGACGCCTCCCTGCCGGAAATGGCCGTGCACCCCGGTCTGTACCAGCGCCGCCAGGGACAGCTCGTGCTGGATACCCTGAAGGGTACAGGCTTTGGATATCGGCTGGAGGAAATGCACAGAGAACTGCCCGCACCGGCCGGCGTCTACGGCGAGGCCTGA
- a CDS encoding DMT family transporter has protein sequence MLASILTAFFYAASGICGRRSAVAFGSLRGNSLRLGLAILILAVVTRGAAGLEWSSESTRRLLWSGAVGFGLGDVALFLAYTRLGARLTLLLNLCSAPVFGALGDWLLLGVGVSGPQVLSTAMILAGVSFAVGSHGGAGGIFLPKPKLFTGVIFALLAGLGQGGGASLSRFAHAAMRVEEHMVPPVQQALVRMLPGLLFTLVLWGAAVSYRSIRRVSVETPMGSYPRRWWWLLGAAMFGPVLGVSCFQWALIQAPALVVLSITATTPILIMPLSAIIDHDRAGKLAILGSFVGVAGVILMVWVTGR, from the coding sequence ATGCTCGCCTCCATTTTGACTGCATTTTTCTACGCCGCCTCGGGAATTTGTGGTCGTCGTTCTGCAGTTGCCTTTGGTTCCCTGAGGGGAAATTCACTCCGATTGGGTCTGGCGATTCTCATCCTTGCTGTTGTTACACGAGGGGCCGCGGGTCTTGAATGGTCCTCTGAATCAACTCGTCGCCTGTTGTGGAGTGGCGCGGTGGGGTTTGGTCTTGGAGATGTTGCGCTTTTTCTGGCGTACACACGCCTGGGCGCACGGCTGACTTTGCTGCTCAATCTCTGTAGCGCACCCGTGTTTGGTGCGTTGGGGGACTGGCTGCTGTTGGGGGTGGGCGTTTCCGGCCCACAGGTTCTGTCCACCGCGATGATTCTCGCCGGCGTTTCCTTCGCCGTGGGATCACACGGTGGGGCAGGCGGTATTTTTCTGCCGAAGCCAAAGTTATTCACGGGGGTGATTTTTGCCCTCCTCGCGGGCTTGGGGCAGGGTGGGGGAGCTTCGCTCAGCCGGTTTGCGCATGCGGCGATGAGGGTAGAGGAACACATGGTTCCCCCTGTGCAGCAGGCCCTGGTGCGTATGCTTCCGGGGCTGCTGTTCACGCTGGTGCTGTGGGGTGCAGCCGTGTCCTACCGCAGCATTCGGCGTGTCTCTGTAGAGACTCCTATGGGGAGTTATCCGCGCCGCTGGTGGTGGCTGCTGGGAGCGGCCATGTTCGGTCCTGTGCTGGGGGTGAGTTGTTTCCAATGGGCCCTCATTCAGGCTCCGGCCCTCGTGGTGCTGAGCATCACTGCCACCACTCCCATCCTCATCATGCCGCTCTCGGCCATCATCGACCACGATCGCGCGGGAAAGCTGGCGATTCTCGGCTCCTTCGTGGGGGTGGCCGGTGTTATTCTCATGGTGTGGGTCACGGGGCGGTGA
- a CDS encoding amidohydrolase family protein, which yields MRIWDLHCHLSGVPGLTPEERMGQLLRYADRMGIERLCVYMGMKWSQDPAADDLMKQNDEVLRAITKYPDRTFGFVYVSPKHVATSLAELERCVARGPMVGVKLWVAERCNVPEIDPIIQRAAELKAVIFQHTWYKTMGNYAGESTPAEFAELAKRFPKAPLICGHTGGTWEVGIPTIRDCPNVSVDLAGSDPTAGITEMAVRELGADRVIYGSDSGGRSFASQLAKVHGADISDADKQKIFCDNLRKMMLPILTEKGIKA from the coding sequence ATGCGCATCTGGGATCTCCACTGTCACCTCTCCGGCGTCCCCGGCCTCACACCGGAAGAACGCATGGGCCAGCTCCTGCGTTATGCCGACCGCATGGGCATTGAGCGCCTCTGCGTGTACATGGGCATGAAGTGGAGCCAGGACCCTGCTGCCGATGACCTGATGAAGCAGAATGACGAAGTCCTGCGCGCCATTACCAAGTACCCCGACCGCACCTTCGGCTTCGTCTATGTCAGTCCCAAGCACGTCGCTACCAGCCTCGCCGAGCTGGAGCGCTGCGTGGCCAGGGGCCCCATGGTCGGCGTGAAGCTCTGGGTGGCGGAACGTTGCAACGTCCCTGAAATCGACCCCATCATCCAGCGCGCCGCTGAACTGAAGGCCGTGATCTTCCAGCACACGTGGTACAAGACGATGGGCAACTATGCAGGCGAATCCACCCCCGCAGAGTTTGCGGAACTGGCAAAGCGTTTCCCCAAGGCACCGCTCATCTGTGGCCACACCGGAGGCACCTGGGAGGTGGGCATTCCCACCATCCGCGACTGTCCGAATGTGTCCGTGGATCTCGCGGGCAGCGACCCTACCGCAGGCATCACCGAAATGGCCGTACGCGAGCTTGGCGCAGACCGGGTCATTTACGGAAGCGACAGCGGCGGACGCAGCTTCGCCAGCCAGCTCGCCAAGGTCCACGGCGCTGACATCAGCGACGCGGACAAGCAGAAGATCTTCTGCGACAACCTCCGCAAGATGATGCTGCCCATCCTCACCGAGAAAGGAATCAAGGCATGA
- a CDS encoding amidohydrolase family protein has translation MSTLNRRTFLQRSAALAASAAVAQVNGFEPKLEIIDCNVSVGPWPFRHVPGDDAASLAAHLKKRGVTQAWAGSFEGILHRDIAAANRNLHAACAKIEGGLLLPAGTLNPSLPGWKDDLGRCAEIHGMRVLRLYPNYHGYALDDARFLELLGLVTARKMVLQITAQLEDERTQHPLVQAKPVNLKPLSAALKKVPEAQVMVLNANRAMSMTALQGCPVTLDFAMLEGVGGIENLLQDWPLNRLVFGSHAPLFYWESAKLKLQESNLSPGQLAAITHDNATRCLQG, from the coding sequence ATGAGCACACTGAACCGGAGAACCTTCCTGCAACGCTCGGCAGCCTTGGCGGCGAGCGCAGCGGTCGCCCAGGTAAACGGCTTCGAGCCGAAGCTGGAGATCATCGACTGCAACGTGAGTGTGGGACCGTGGCCCTTCCGCCATGTTCCCGGCGACGATGCTGCCTCCCTCGCAGCCCACCTGAAGAAACGCGGTGTGACGCAGGCCTGGGCGGGTAGCTTCGAGGGCATCTTGCACCGGGACATCGCAGCTGCGAACCGCAACCTGCATGCCGCGTGTGCCAAGATTGAGGGAGGCCTGCTGCTCCCTGCTGGGACCCTCAATCCCTCGCTGCCCGGCTGGAAGGACGACCTGGGACGCTGTGCGGAAATTCACGGCATGAGGGTGCTCCGCCTTTACCCAAACTACCATGGTTATGCGCTGGATGATGCGAGGTTCCTTGAGCTTCTGGGGCTCGTGACCGCACGCAAAATGGTCCTGCAGATCACCGCACAACTGGAGGATGAACGCACCCAGCATCCGCTCGTGCAGGCAAAGCCGGTGAACCTGAAGCCCCTGTCCGCAGCACTGAAGAAAGTTCCGGAAGCACAGGTCATGGTGCTCAACGCGAACCGTGCCATGTCCATGACTGCGCTGCAAGGCTGCCCCGTCACCCTCGACTTTGCCATGCTGGAAGGTGTGGGCGGCATAGAGAATCTCCTCCAAGACTGGCCCCTGAACAGACTCGTCTTCGGCTCGCATGCGCCGCTCTTCTACTGGGAGTCCGCGAAGCTGAAGCTTCAGGAATCCAACCTCAGTCCGGGACAACTCGCCGCCATCACTCACGACAACGCCACCCGCTGCCTGCAAGGCTGA